The following are encoded in a window of Chloroflexaceae bacterium genomic DNA:
- a CDS encoding winged helix-turn-helix domain-containing protein produces MHAVPAPKLVIKRQGGQLRELEWTADVITIGRDGSNDVIIDHPQASRRHARLERTEDGFAVRDLDSTNGTFVNQERIAGLYVLHNQDQIIIADTVIVFHDPEATVKGALPPEVLRAVREELRVDSRAKEVYIKGQLLRPPLTVKEFQLLELLYERRGQVVSKDEIARKVWDYEVFDYNAIDALVYRLRQRIEPDHSNPRYLITQRGFGYKLVTTPEG; encoded by the coding sequence ATGCACGCTGTTCCCGCTCCCAAACTCGTCATAAAGCGCCAGGGTGGTCAGTTGCGCGAACTGGAGTGGACCGCCGATGTGATCACCATCGGGCGCGATGGGTCAAACGATGTGATTATTGACCATCCGCAGGCGTCGCGACGCCATGCCCGTCTCGAACGCACGGAGGACGGCTTCGCGGTGCGCGACCTTGATAGCACGAACGGCACCTTCGTCAACCAGGAGCGGATCGCCGGGCTTTATGTGCTCCATAATCAGGACCAGATCATTATCGCCGATACGGTGATCGTCTTCCACGATCCCGAGGCCACCGTCAAAGGCGCCCTGCCGCCCGAGGTGCTGCGCGCGGTGCGGGAAGAGTTGCGGGTGGATAGCCGCGCTAAAGAAGTGTATATCAAGGGCCAGTTGCTCAGGCCGCCGCTGACGGTCAAAGAGTTCCAACTGCTGGAGTTGCTCTATGAGCGCCGGGGACAGGTGGTGAGCAAAGATGAGATTGCCCGCAAAGTGTGGGATTACGAGGTTTTTGACTACAACGCGATTGACGCGCTGGTCTACCGCTTGCGGCAACGCATCGAGCCCGATCACAGCAATCCGCGCTACCTGATTACCCAGCGAGGTTTCGGATACAAGCTGGTGACCACGCCCGAAGGCTAA
- the aroA gene encoding 3-phosphoshikimate 1-carboxyvinyltransferase, with the protein MTSISLSAPRRLRGVVQVPGDKSISHRAVILNAVAAGPARITNFLAGADCLSTIACVRALGVTVEREGAEVQVHGVGLHGLREPADVLDCGNSGTTLRLLAGLVAGAPLFAVLTGDASLRSRPQRRIVAPLRALGAWLDGRDHGDRAPLAVRGVRLKGGDYALPIASAQVKSALLLAALAGEGPLTLTGQIASRDHTERMLQAMGVDLQVSAEQLVLNPPTDPLRPFPLSLRVPGDPSSAAFWWVAAAIHPDAELTTVGVCLNPTRTGALDALRAMGAAIEITDERFEGSEPVGNVTVRSSALRGATIGGDLIPRLIDEIPVLAVAAACAKGDTLIRDAQELRAKETDRIATVAAGLAALGVAVEPTADGMGIVGRGGPALAGAELHSHGDHRLAMAWAIAALVASGTTVIHDPEAVAVSYPGFWETLAELQ; encoded by the coding sequence ATGACCAGCATTTCCCTGAGTGCTCCCCGGCGGCTGCGTGGCGTTGTGCAGGTTCCGGGCGACAAGTCGATTTCCCATCGCGCGGTGATCCTGAACGCCGTCGCCGCGGGGCCGGCCCGCATCACCAATTTCCTCGCTGGCGCGGATTGCCTCTCCACCATCGCCTGTGTGCGCGCCCTGGGAGTTACGGTTGAACGCGAGGGCGCCGAGGTGCAGGTGCACGGTGTGGGCCTCCACGGGCTGCGCGAACCCGCCGATGTGCTTGACTGCGGCAATTCCGGCACCACGCTGCGCCTGCTCGCCGGCCTGGTCGCCGGCGCCCCCCTCTTCGCCGTGCTGACCGGCGATGCCTCGCTGCGCTCCCGCCCGCAGCGCCGCATCGTGGCCCCGCTGCGGGCCCTCGGCGCCTGGCTCGACGGGCGCGACCACGGCGACCGCGCCCCGCTCGCCGTGCGCGGCGTCCGCCTCAAGGGCGGCGATTACGCCCTGCCCATCGCCTCGGCCCAGGTCAAGTCGGCCCTGCTCCTCGCTGCGCTCGCTGGTGAAGGGCCGCTCACGCTCACTGGCCAGATCGCTAGCCGTGACCATACCGAGCGTATGCTCCAGGCCATGGGGGTGGACCTCCAGGTGAGCGCCGAGCAGCTCGTCCTGAATCCGCCAACCGATCCGCTTCGACCCTTTCCGCTCTCGCTGCGCGTGCCGGGCGATCCCTCCTCTGCGGCGTTCTGGTGGGTCGCCGCCGCCATTCATCCCGACGCCGAGTTGACGACGGTCGGCGTTTGCCTCAATCCCACTCGTACCGGGGCGCTCGACGCGCTGCGGGCGATGGGCGCGGCGATCGAGATCACCGATGAACGCTTTGAGGGGAGCGAGCCGGTGGGCAATGTCACCGTGCGTTCCTCGGCGTTGCGTGGCGCCACCATCGGCGGGGATCTCATCCCCCGCCTGATTGATGAGATCCCCGTCCTGGCCGTTGCCGCCGCCTGCGCCAAAGGCGATACGCTCATCCGCGACGCGCAGGAACTGCGCGCCAAAGAGACCGACCGTATCGCTACTGTCGCCGCTGGCCTCGCCGCCCTGGGGGTCGCCGTTGAGCCCACTGCGGATGGCATGGGCATCGTGGGCCGTGGCGGCCCTGCCCTGGCGGGGGCCGAGTTGCACAGCCACGGGGACCACCGGCTCGCCATGGCCTGGGCTATCGCCGCTCTCGTCGCCTCTGGCACAACGGTGATCCACGATCCTGAAGCAGTGGCCGTTAGCTATCCAGGGTTCTGGGAGACGCTCGCGGAGCTGCAATGA
- the galE gene encoding UDP-glucose 4-epimerase GalE, whose product MKILVTGGAGYIGSITTAELIAAGHRAIVFDNFYQGHAAAVPPEAELIEGDLSDIASVRAVFAAHPDIDGIMHFASYTLVGESMEKPLRYLRDNIVTAGNLLEVALEAGVRRFILSSTANLFDEPEKMPIKADNKIVPGSPYGESKFFIERMLHWCERIYGLKYACLRYFNAAGDTPHRGEDHDPETHLIPLVLQVALGHRPHITVFGDDYPTPDGTCIRDYIHVVDLAQAHILAMEALDRLGSRKYNLGNGNGFSVLEVIEAARKVTGHPIPHVIGPRRPGDPAVLIASSEAIRAELGWRPRFPDIETIVASAWEWHRNYPHGYPRKGAGR is encoded by the coding sequence ATGAAAATCCTTGTCACCGGTGGAGCTGGATATATTGGCTCCATTACCACTGCCGAACTGATCGCCGCCGGACATCGGGCCATCGTCTTCGACAACTTCTACCAGGGCCACGCCGCCGCCGTTCCGCCGGAAGCGGAATTGATCGAGGGCGACCTGTCCGATATCGCCAGCGTGCGCGCCGTCTTCGCCGCCCATCCCGACATTGACGGGATCATGCACTTCGCGTCCTATACGCTGGTTGGCGAGAGTATGGAGAAACCGCTGCGCTACCTGCGCGACAACATCGTCACCGCGGGCAATCTGCTCGAAGTGGCGCTTGAAGCCGGGGTGCGGCGCTTCATTCTCTCTTCTACTGCTAATCTCTTCGATGAGCCGGAGAAGATGCCGATCAAAGCCGATAACAAAATTGTCCCCGGTTCACCATATGGCGAGTCAAAGTTTTTCATTGAGCGCATGCTGCACTGGTGCGAGCGCATTTATGGTCTGAAGTACGCGTGTCTGCGCTACTTTAACGCCGCTGGCGATACCCCGCACCGTGGCGAGGATCACGATCCTGAGACCCACCTGATCCCCCTGGTGCTCCAGGTGGCCCTCGGCCATCGCCCTCACATTACTGTCTTTGGCGATGATTATCCCACCCCCGACGGCACCTGCATTCGGGACTACATTCACGTGGTGGATCTCGCCCAGGCGCACATCCTGGCGATGGAGGCCCTGGACCGTCTCGGCTCGCGCAAGTACAACCTGGGCAATGGGAATGGCTTCAGCGTGCTCGAGGTGATTGAGGCCGCCCGCAAAGTGACCGGCCACCCCATTCCCCACGTGATTGGCCCGCGGCGCCCCGGCGATCCGGCGGTGCTGATCGCCTCCTCTGAGGCCATCCGCGCCGAGCTGGGCTGGCGGCCACGCTTCCCGGACATCGAAACTATCGTTGCCAGCGCCTGGGAGTGGCACCGCAATTATCCCCACGGCTATCCGCGGAAGGGCGCGGGGAGGTGA
- a CDS encoding protein kinase: MNVPRRIGNYMLEHPLGRGASSQVWLARHHELRDHVAAVKVLMNQAPEAVRRFQREAAIAARLRHPHIVQIYDYGSLPPFHYAVLEYIDGVSLRERLARQGRLPLPEALAIFRQIAQALDYAHSLNIVHCDVSPANILITRQGNRAVLTDFGVARDGDAPVAGQLVVMGTPGYLSPEHTNPAASVTHLSDIYCLGVVFYHMLAGALPWPEPPGLPDGPPFGPPAPLSSHRVAGVPATIDGVFTRLLALDPAHRFPSAGAAVEALDLLFQRHDQPTQVLDTGVQASARPVELETADAEPAPVEVVLGPELAPEPLRRAAQRAARLRDPATLCDILNAYAAEGRFGLRRKWLGRLARFHKVASRNVFFYRLRVLYERRSQLETDEEPDRKAADYPLKAPMERWAVPLPPVREFADQAGGRVFVPGSARVVTCDTCAGAGVIVCAQCEGRRRVYASRPAASLAVGSAGGSDTRPEPPAADRRPPVPLSAGGAAGAILVPCPACDGRGGNACNRCAGTGRLVQRQAFRWSRQARAFEGQDEHPALDVQWLLRTCAPEVVYCQAQAGAPRPEWSLVPPLAALLAEARAAENDETRIALAEVTVSFVPVTDVVFDLGQPGDAGLYRLTIYGFDNRIPPDWRFLNWERVIFVWIIVFLVVVALILGVFAVT; encoded by the coding sequence ATGAACGTTCCGCGCCGGATCGGCAACTACATGCTGGAGCATCCGCTGGGTCGCGGCGCGTCCAGCCAGGTCTGGCTGGCGCGCCATCACGAACTCCGCGACCATGTGGCGGCCGTCAAGGTGCTGATGAACCAGGCTCCGGAGGCAGTGCGACGCTTTCAGCGCGAGGCGGCCATCGCCGCGCGGCTGCGGCATCCCCACATCGTCCAGATCTACGATTACGGGTCCCTTCCGCCGTTTCACTACGCCGTTCTGGAATACATTGACGGCGTATCGCTGCGCGAACGTCTCGCGCGGCAGGGGCGCCTGCCGTTGCCCGAGGCGCTGGCAATCTTCCGGCAAATCGCGCAGGCCCTCGACTATGCCCATAGCCTCAATATCGTTCACTGTGATGTCTCACCGGCGAACATTCTTATCACCCGCCAGGGCAACCGGGCAGTACTGACCGATTTCGGCGTCGCCCGCGACGGCGACGCGCCCGTGGCCGGGCAGCTCGTAGTGATGGGCACGCCAGGCTATCTCTCTCCAGAGCATACCAACCCGGCTGCCAGTGTCACCCATCTGTCCGACATCTACTGCCTGGGGGTGGTGTTCTACCATATGCTCGCCGGCGCGCTGCCCTGGCCCGAACCGCCCGGCCTGCCAGATGGGCCGCCCTTTGGCCCGCCCGCGCCGCTCAGTTCCCACAGAGTGGCCGGTGTGCCGGCCACGATTGATGGCGTGTTCACCCGCCTGCTCGCCCTTGACCCCGCGCATCGCTTCCCTTCCGCCGGGGCGGCGGTCGAGGCCCTCGATCTGCTCTTTCAGCGCCATGACCAGCCTACCCAGGTGCTCGACACCGGCGTCCAGGCCTCTGCCCGCCCGGTCGAACTGGAAACCGCGGACGCGGAACCGGCCCCGGTCGAGGTGGTGCTGGGGCCCGAGCTGGCCCCTGAGCCACTGCGCCGCGCCGCGCAGCGAGCTGCCCGGCTGCGCGATCCGGCGACCCTCTGCGACATTCTGAATGCATATGCCGCCGAGGGGCGTTTTGGTCTGCGCCGGAAGTGGCTCGGACGGCTGGCCCGCTTCCACAAGGTGGCCAGCCGCAACGTGTTTTTTTACCGGCTGCGCGTGCTCTACGAGCGCCGGAGCCAGCTTGAAACCGACGAAGAGCCGGATCGCAAGGCGGCTGATTACCCCCTTAAGGCGCCGATGGAGCGCTGGGCTGTACCATTGCCGCCGGTGCGCGAGTTTGCCGATCAGGCCGGCGGGCGGGTGTTTGTCCCCGGTTCTGCCAGGGTGGTGACATGCGACACGTGCGCCGGCGCGGGGGTGATCGTCTGCGCGCAGTGTGAGGGCCGGCGACGGGTGTACGCGTCCCGCCCCGCCGCCTCACTGGCCGTCGGGTCTGCGGGCGGGAGCGATACGCGGCCGGAACCGCCAGCGGCTGACCGGCGCCCGCCCGTGCCCTTGTCGGCTGGCGGCGCGGCGGGAGCGATCCTCGTGCCCTGCCCGGCCTGTGATGGGCGTGGCGGCAACGCCTGTAACCGCTGCGCCGGCACGGGGCGCCTCGTCCAGCGCCAGGCCTTCCGCTGGAGCCGTCAGGCGCGCGCCTTCGAGGGCCAGGACGAGCATCCGGCCCTCGATGTGCAGTGGTTGCTGCGCACCTGCGCCCCCGAGGTGGTCTACTGCCAGGCGCAGGCTGGCGCTCCGCGCCCCGAATGGTCGCTCGTGCCGCCCCTCGCCGCCCTGCTCGCCGAAGCTCGCGCCGCCGAGAACGATGAGACGCGCATCGCACTCGCCGAGGTTACTGTGAGCTTCGTGCCCGTCACGGATGTGGTCTTCGACCTCGGCCAGCCCGGTGACGCCGGGTTGTACCGTCTGACCATCTACGGCTTCGACAATCGTATTCCCCCCGACTGGCGCTTCCTCAACTGGGAACGGGTGATCTTTGTCTGGATCATTGTGTTTCTCGTGGTAGTGGCGCTGATCCTGGGTGTGTTTGCGGTAACCTAG
- a CDS encoding cadherin domain-containing protein, with product MDHAHGQSRHLHVLTRRPRLFGGLLALVALLLGIAGASALLANPIVTVQLQGASIPEGNSGTSTATFTVNLSQALGSGQQIVLGVTTDAGPSNQATAGASCGPGVDYVSNLATLTFNPGDVSQTFAVTICGDTVDELNESFIVRVTVQSSTVGTVQPPVGQSTQVVAIITDDDNPTVQSISAPTALEHAGPLNFVVTLSAVPIENVVIAYSTGAGGDTATATTACPAVGDATQDYVGVANGTLVIPAGQQTGTIAIQVCDDAIPEPPGTETMTLVLDPLNSFSVNLPFQQTTATGTIQDSNAAPAIPAGQTFNVNENSPVGTVVNPAPGQITVNDPDGPGTTFTVTGGTGQGLFNVNAATGAISTNQVFNFETPPTSYTLTVQVCDGGTPNRCASGTVTININDVNDPPTVTGATFSIAENSPAGTAVGTVTATDPDLPPQTLTYSITAGNTGGAFAINAGTGQITVAGALDFETTPSYALTVQVCDTGTPSQCGTGTVTINVTDVNEAPTVTGATFSIAENSPAGTAVGTVTATDPDLPPQTLTYSIT from the coding sequence ATGGACCACGCACACGGACAATCACGCCACCTGCATGTCTTGACGCGAAGACCGAGGCTGTTCGGGGGCCTGCTGGCCCTCGTAGCGTTACTCCTGGGGATCGCAGGGGCCAGCGCGCTTCTCGCCAACCCCATCGTGACGGTGCAGTTGCAGGGCGCAAGTATCCCGGAGGGGAACAGCGGGACCTCGACTGCCACCTTCACCGTGAACCTCTCCCAGGCCCTTGGCTCCGGACAGCAGATTGTCCTGGGAGTGACGACCGATGCCGGTCCCTCCAACCAGGCCACGGCGGGCGCCAGTTGCGGCCCCGGGGTTGATTATGTGAGCAACTTGGCTACCCTGACCTTCAATCCCGGCGATGTTTCCCAGACCTTCGCGGTGACTATCTGTGGCGATACCGTTGACGAGCTCAACGAGTCGTTCATTGTGCGCGTTACCGTGCAGAGTTCGACCGTGGGCACGGTCCAGCCGCCAGTGGGCCAATCCACCCAGGTTGTTGCAATTATTACTGATGATGATAATCCGACTGTCCAGAGCATCAGCGCACCTACGGCGCTGGAGCATGCCGGCCCGCTGAACTTTGTGGTGACCCTGAGCGCCGTGCCAATCGAGAATGTCGTGATCGCCTATTCGACCGGCGCCGGCGGTGATACGGCGACAGCGACCACTGCTTGTCCTGCCGTTGGTGACGCAACTCAGGATTATGTCGGCGTCGCGAATGGAACGCTGGTGATCCCCGCGGGCCAGCAGACGGGCACGATCGCCATCCAGGTCTGCGATGATGCGATCCCGGAGCCTCCTGGCACCGAGACGATGACCCTCGTGCTGGATCCGCTGAATTCCTTTAGCGTGAATCTTCCCTTCCAGCAGACTACCGCCACCGGTACGATCCAGGACTCGAACGCGGCGCCGGCGATACCCGCCGGGCAGACCTTCAATGTGAATGAGAACAGTCCGGTTGGCACGGTGGTCAATCCGGCGCCGGGCCAGATTACGGTCAATGACCCCGACGGTCCCGGAACCACCTTCACGGTGACCGGCGGCACCGGCCAGGGCCTGTTCAACGTAAATGCCGCAACCGGGGCCATTTCTACGAACCAGGTCTTCAACTTTGAGACCCCGCCCACCAGCTATACTCTGACGGTGCAGGTCTGCGATGGCGGTACGCCCAACCGTTGCGCAAGCGGAACGGTGACGATCAATATCAATGATGTGAACGACCCGCCGACGGTGACGGGAGCGACCTTCAGCATCGCCGAGAACAGCCCGGCGGGCACGGCGGTGGGAACGGTGACGGCGACCGACCCGGACCTGCCGCCGCAGACGCTGACCTACAGCATCACCGCGGGGAACACGGGGGGCGCCTTCGCCATCAACGCCGGCACGGGGCAGATCACGGTGGCCGGGGCGCTGGATTTCGAAACGACGCCCAGCTACGCCCTGACGGTGCAGGTCTGTGATACTGGCACGCCCAGCCAGTGCGGCACGGGCACGGTGACGATCAACGTGACCGACGTGAACGAGGCGCCGACGGTGACGGGAGCGACCTTCAGCATCGCGGAGAACAGCCCGGCGGGCACGGCGGTGGGAACGGTGACGGCGACCGACCCGGACCTGCCGCCGCAGACGCTGACCTACAGCATCACC
- a CDS encoding cadherin domain-containing protein has protein sequence AGNTGGAFAINAGTGQITVAGALDYENLNTYTLTVQACDNGAPVACGTGTVTINVLDQNEAAPTITPGQTFSVAENSAIGTAVGTVAVTDPDGPAATRAFTITAPAGAPFAIGSPGGQITVSGALDFETQNSYTLTIQVCDGGAPNLCGTGTVTVNVTDVNEAPAVDLNGAAPGVNYTAAYTEQAAPTTIVDAAAAVTDPDTTAPNNQIATLTATITACEATESLSAFSGTWNAATCTFTVTGPLSTAAMSAVLQTLSYANTSDTPPASRTITVVATDNGAPPQTSPAATITLNITAVDDPPTLVNNGLTVGEGQSAAISAAALQAVDPDTSPANLSFSLTALPTRGQLRLNGILVTGGSFTQANINAGQLVYIHDGSETTSDSFSFTLSDGTTTLPVATFNITITPENDNPVVATSAGATPYVQGQPPVVIDPGVTVTDADSPNFNGGSLSVTLTGGGSQDQLGVLNQGDGPGQIGVSGGIVRYGGAPIGSLSVSGGGPLVVLFNASATPDAVQALTRAITFAIPTGTAASGPRTATFIVSDGAGGNSAPATKAIDANLLPFAVNDTRQVLMNTPARLPVLANDSDPDGDPLTITAVGTPSNGSVQIIENGQALRYTPGAGYLGPDSFTYTISDGRGATATATVNLTVERPRILLPYIHDRPVEPDLVVDFRLVPERPRAFTPARVEVTVTNRGRGPASNFWVDFYINPREAPTVNQPWNELCRDRNCRGIAWFYEGTLRPGESVTLTSTPRSESNPNGYQPRYTLWDGFFENGSYSLYAYVDSWNRDSSGAVRDPRGAIAEENEDNNRAERQVTIEVDR, from the coding sequence CGCGGGGAACACGGGGGGCGCCTTCGCCATCAACGCCGGCACGGGGCAGATCACGGTGGCCGGGGCGCTGGATTACGAGAACCTGAACACGTACACCCTGACGGTGCAGGCGTGCGACAACGGCGCGCCGGTGGCGTGCGGCACGGGCACGGTGACGATTAATGTGCTGGATCAGAACGAAGCCGCTCCGACTATCACGCCCGGCCAGACCTTCAGTGTGGCCGAGAACAGCGCCATTGGCACGGCAGTGGGAACCGTGGCGGTGACCGACCCGGATGGTCCGGCGGCCACGCGCGCGTTTACCATTACCGCGCCCGCTGGCGCGCCCTTTGCCATCGGCTCGCCGGGCGGGCAGATCACCGTCAGCGGGGCGCTGGACTTCGAGACCCAGAACAGCTACACGCTGACCATTCAGGTCTGCGATGGCGGCGCGCCCAATCTCTGCGGCACGGGCACGGTGACGGTGAACGTGACCGATGTGAACGAAGCGCCTGCAGTTGACCTGAACGGCGCGGCCCCCGGGGTGAATTACACTGCCGCGTACACCGAACAGGCCGCGCCAACAACGATTGTTGACGCGGCGGCAGCGGTGACCGATCCCGATACCACCGCGCCCAACAACCAGATCGCCACCCTTACCGCCACCATCACCGCCTGTGAGGCGACCGAGAGCTTGAGCGCCTTTTCGGGAACGTGGAATGCGGCGACATGCACCTTTACGGTGACGGGGCCGCTGAGCACCGCGGCGATGAGCGCCGTGCTCCAGACCCTGAGCTATGCCAACACGTCGGACACGCCGCCGGCTTCGCGCACGATCACGGTGGTCGCCACGGACAATGGCGCGCCGCCGCAGACCAGCCCGGCGGCTACCATCACCCTGAACATCACCGCCGTGGATGACCCGCCCACGCTCGTCAACAACGGCCTGACCGTCGGCGAGGGGCAGAGCGCGGCAATCTCAGCCGCGGCGTTGCAGGCGGTTGACCCCGACACATCGCCAGCGAATCTAAGCTTTAGCCTCACGGCGCTGCCTACGCGCGGCCAGTTGCGCCTGAACGGGATTCTCGTCACGGGGGGCAGTTTCACCCAGGCCAATATCAACGCCGGGCAGTTGGTTTACATCCACGACGGCTCGGAGACGACCAGCGACAGCTTCAGCTTTACCTTGAGCGATGGGACCACGACCCTGCCCGTGGCGACGTTCAACATTACCATCACGCCGGAGAACGATAACCCGGTGGTTGCTACCAGCGCCGGCGCCACGCCATATGTGCAGGGGCAGCCGCCGGTGGTCATCGATCCCGGCGTGACCGTGACGGACGCGGATAGCCCCAACTTCAACGGCGGCAGCCTGAGCGTTACGCTGACCGGCGGTGGCTCTCAGGATCAGCTCGGCGTGCTCAACCAGGGCGATGGCCCGGGCCAGATCGGCGTGAGCGGAGGCATCGTGCGCTACGGCGGGGCGCCAATCGGCTCGTTGAGCGTGAGCGGCGGCGGCCCCCTGGTGGTGCTGTTCAACGCCAGCGCCACGCCCGACGCCGTCCAGGCCCTGACCAGGGCGATCACCTTCGCCATTCCGACGGGGACGGCCGCCAGCGGCCCGCGCACGGCGACCTTCATTGTCAGCGACGGCGCGGGCGGCAACAGCGCTCCGGCGACGAAGGCGATTGACGCCAACCTGCTGCCGTTTGCCGTCAATGACACGCGGCAGGTGTTGATGAACACGCCCGCCCGTCTGCCGGTGCTGGCCAATGACTCCGATCCTGACGGCGACCCGCTGACCATCACCGCGGTCGGCACTCCCAGCAATGGGAGCGTGCAGATCATCGAGAATGGCCAGGCGCTGCGCTACACGCCGGGGGCCGGGTATCTAGGGCCTGATAGCTTCACCTACACCATCAGCGATGGGCGTGGCGCCACGGCGACTGCGACCGTCAACCTCACGGTCGAGCGGCCGCGGATCTTGCTGCCGTATATCCACGATCGCCCAGTGGAACCTGACCTGGTGGTGGACTTCAGGCTTGTTCCCGAGCGTCCCCGCGCCTTTACGCCCGCCAGGGTCGAGGTGACGGTGACCAACCGCGGTCGCGGGCCGGCCTCGAACTTCTGGGTGGACTTCTACATCAACCCGCGCGAGGCGCCCACGGTGAACCAGCCGTGGAACGAACTCTGCCGCGACCGCAACTGCCGGGGCATTGCGTGGTTCTATGAGGGAACCCTCCGCCCTGGCGAGAGCGTGACCCTCACCAGCACGCCGCGGAGCGAGAGCAACCCCAACGGCTACCAGCCCCGCTACACGCTCTGGGATGGGTTCTTCGAGAACGGATCGTACAGCCTCTACGCCTACGTGGATAGCTGGAACCGCGACAGCAGCGGCGCGGTACGCGATCCCCGCGGCGCAATCGCCGAGGAGAACGAGGATAACAACCGCGCCGAGCGGCAGGTGACCATCGAGGTTGATCGCTAG
- a CDS encoding carboxypeptidase-like regulatory domain-containing protein encodes MQRQIVSVTLMLCGAILLMLGMVVVPAPAAVAGPALQPSPRPPLEPTAPPEGGLPAPTPVPYGRVTGTIIDLRTGAPAPGKLVVIGDSTVISDANGNYDRWVVSGFYDLYLRLRDGEGRVAQPPQQIAVGNGDTVVVHLFFTSEAPVTPAAPEPTATAAPAPAATAAPTAIPTPTPREAVAVVPVSLPTTAATSASVPGPLLLAGAALLVLGALLQVRPRRRAARRHEADQRLLRRMLATPPEEASEE; translated from the coding sequence ATGCAACGCCAGATTGTCAGTGTGACCCTGATGCTCTGTGGCGCGATCCTGCTGATGTTAGGGATGGTCGTGGTTCCCGCGCCGGCGGCGGTAGCAGGGCCGGCGCTGCAGCCCTCGCCGCGCCCGCCGCTGGAGCCAACTGCCCCTCCAGAGGGCGGCCTGCCCGCGCCCACGCCGGTTCCCTACGGGCGAGTGACAGGAACGATTATTGACCTGCGCACGGGCGCCCCGGCGCCGGGCAAGCTGGTCGTGATTGGCGACTCGACTGTGATCAGCGATGCGAATGGCAACTATGACCGCTGGGTAGTGAGCGGCTTCTACGATCTCTACCTGAGATTGCGCGATGGCGAGGGACGGGTGGCCCAGCCGCCCCAGCAGATCGCCGTGGGCAACGGCGATACAGTGGTGGTGCACCTGTTCTTCACGAGCGAAGCGCCGGTCACCCCCGCCGCGCCGGAGCCCACCGCGACGGCAGCCCCCGCGCCTGCCGCAACAGCGGCGCCGACTGCGATACCGACGCCCACTCCCCGTGAGGCGGTGGCAGTTGTGCCGGTCTCGCTGCCGACGACAGCGGCCACCAGCGCGAGCGTGCCGGGGCCGCTGCTGCTGGCGGGCGCGGCGCTGCTGGTCCTCGGCGCGTTGTTGCAGGTGCGCCCGCGCCGCCGCGCCGCCCGGCGCCACGAGGCCGACCAGCGCCTGCTGCGCCGGATGCTGGCGACCCCGCCCGAGGAGGCCTCAGAGGAGTAG
- a CDS encoding R2-like ligand-binding oxidase, whose translation MHTSFATTTRGLRRDSPPMRLFEKAKRLGVWNPGAIDLSRDAADWQRLSAPERDLLLRLTALFQAGEEAVTLDLLPLVQVVAREGRIEEELFLTTFLFEEAKHTDFFARFLDEVAATDHDLSRYHTPSFRALIYEALPAAMGRLAEDASPLAQAEAALTYNMIVEGVLAETGYHAYFTMLEANDLLPGTREGIRLLKQDESRHIAYGVYLLSRLIAADDGLWAPIEARMSELLLYAMGVIDEAFQCYEVMPFNLQIETFSTYALAQFQKRLERLESARGKSLAEIERVTARVIAEDDG comes from the coding sequence GTGCACACCAGCTTTGCTACTACCACGCGTGGCCTGCGCCGTGACAGCCCGCCGATGCGCCTCTTCGAGAAAGCCAAGCGCCTCGGCGTCTGGAACCCCGGCGCCATTGACCTCTCTCGCGACGCTGCCGACTGGCAGCGCCTCAGCGCGCCTGAGCGCGATCTCCTGCTGCGACTCACCGCTCTCTTCCAGGCCGGCGAAGAGGCCGTGACTCTCGACCTGCTGCCGCTCGTGCAGGTGGTGGCCCGCGAGGGCCGGATTGAAGAGGAACTGTTTCTGACCACCTTTCTCTTCGAGGAGGCCAAGCACACCGACTTCTTCGCTCGCTTCCTCGACGAGGTGGCCGCGACCGATCACGACCTGAGCCGCTACCACACCCCCAGCTTTCGCGCCTTGATCTACGAGGCACTGCCTGCGGCGATGGGCCGCCTGGCTGAGGATGCCTCTCCCCTGGCCCAGGCCGAAGCTGCCCTCACCTACAACATGATCGTCGAAGGCGTGCTCGCCGAGACGGGCTATCACGCCTACTTCACCATGCTTGAGGCCAACGATCTCCTGCCCGGCACCCGCGAGGGCATCCGCCTGCTCAAGCAGGACGAATCGCGCCACATTGCCTACGGCGTCTACCTGCTCTCACGGCTCATCGCTGCCGATGACGGCCTCTGGGCGCCCATCGAGGCGCGCATGAGCGAATTGCTCCTCTATGCCATGGGCGTGATTGACGAGGCTTTTCAGTGCTACGAAGTGATGCCCTTTAATCTCCAGATCGAGACCTTCTCGACCTACGCCCTGGCCCAGTTCCAGAAGCGCCTCGAGCGGCTGGAGAGCGCCCGCGGCAAGAGCCTTGCCGAGATTGAGCGCGTGACGGCGCGGGTGATTGCCGAGGACGATGGCTAA